Genomic DNA from Orcinus orca chromosome 6, mOrcOrc1.1, whole genome shotgun sequence:
TGGCAGCTGGACAAGCAAACGGGCCACGAGGGAGATACTGTCGTCACCCATCTTacaggaggggaaactgaggctcaagggtATAGGCGGCCACAGCAAGAATCCAAACCTCCACCCCACCTGTCCCGGCCTTCTTGGAAGGCTTTCCTGAGGACACACTGCTTGAACCAGGCTCCTTTGAGATTCAGGGAGCAGGACACCCAGGGGGCGAGTGGGGAGTGAGTCCCCTCCTCAGGCAATGGGGGCAGGTGGCAGGGGCCTCGGTCTCAGGTGCAGATGGGCCCCTCCTTGAAGCTGTCTCTGGGGAGCCTCTGGGCACCCGGGGCCTGCGGGTgggctccctgcccccaggggCTGACCAGCCCAAGCCCCCCTGATCTCCCGCCTCCCATCCCAGCTGGGTGCCGTGTACACGGAGGGCGGCTTCGTGGAAGGAGTCAACAAGAAGCTGGGCCTCTTTGGCAACTATGTCGACATCTTCAAGGGCATCCCCTATGCCGCCGCCCCCAAGCCCCTGGAGAACCCACAGCGACACCCCGGCTGGCAAGGTGGGAGTGGGTGAGGGTGGGGCAGGCCCTGTGGCTGGTGGGCCCATCCTCACCCCAACCCCTCCGGCCATCCCCAGGAACCCTGAAGGCCAAGGACTTCAAGAAGCGATGCCtgcaggccaccatcacccaggaCAGCACCTACGGGAAAGAGGACTGCCTCTACCTCAACATCTGGGTCCcccagggcaggaaggaaggTCTGCTCTCCCCACACACCCTCCAGCTCCCCTCGCCCTGCAGGAAGCCCCCAAGTAGCCAGAGGCCCGGTCCCTGCCCCTGGGTTGTGTCTGGGGGCTTCAGAGCTGAACTTCCCTGACATCAGCACAGAGCGGGGAGGGGGCTCATCTGGGGTCCCCGGGCCTGCTCCCCCCCCTCAGTCTCCCGGAACCTGCCCGTCATGGTCTGGATCTACGGAGGTGGCTTCCTCGTGGGGTCCAGCCAAGGGGCCAACTTTCTCAGCAACTACCTGTACGACGGGGAGGAGATCGCCACTCGGGGCAACGTCATCGTGGTCAGTTTCAACTACCGCGTCGGCCCCCTGGGCTTCCTCAGCACCGGAGACTCCAACCTGCCAGGTCCGCCGGGCACCGGGGGCACTGGGTGTGGGAGTGAGCGTGCCCAGCCCCTAAGCTCTGAGCCCAGCGGGGACGCCCCTCGGCAACCCTTGTTCTGAAACAACTCCCGACATCCCCCTAGAAAGGCCCAGAATCCTATCTGCAGAGTGAGGGAGCTGGAGCTGGACCGTGAGACACAGCTGTAGCCAAAGAGAAGAGGTTGCCAGCCAGACCCAGAGAGCGCcgcggggaggggcagggaggcaagTGAAAGAGACAGGGGCTGGGACACCGAGGCAGTGACTCGGGACGCGGAAGCCCCAGGACAGACAAGAGGGAGTGTGGCCCAGCGGGAGACAGCTGAGCGGCCCTGGCCCTCCGTGCCCCTTCCCGAGCCTGGGACCCGCTCCCACAGCTCCCAGCCCGCCAGCCTCCTGGGGACGCTGCAGGACGTAATATCCTGGGGCTCCAGAGGGTCTCCGCACAGTCAGGGACGTGCTCATCCCACCCACACGGACAGCGCACCTTGTGTGGGCCCGGCCCCTAGCACCCCGGTCTGGGCCGAGGGTCCCCGCTGAAGGCCCTTACCCTGTCCCCAGGTAACTATGGCCTTCGGGACCAGCACATGGCCATCGCTTGGGTGAAGAGGAACATTGCAGCCTTTGGGGGAGACCCTGACAACATCACCATCTTTGGGGAATCAGCCGGAGGGGCCAGCGTCTCTCTGCAGGTCTGGGGACCCCTAAGGTGTGGGAAGGGGTGATGCAGATAGGGAGTAGGGGGGCTGGAGCTGACGTGTGGGGTGTCCTTGGCCGAGCCCTGGAGACGGGGGTCGGGGGCGGGCGAGGTTGGTGACAGGACCTCTGTGTATTGCAGACCCTCTCTCCCTACAACAAGGGCCTCATCAAGAGAGCCATCAGCCAGAGTGGTGTGGCACTGTGCCCCTGGGCCATCCAGAAGAACCCCCTCTTCTGGGCCAAAAAGGTAAAAGGAGGAGCTGTGGGGGGGGAGGAGCCTTCCTCCTTTCCACTTTCTGTCCTGGACCCCGTGTTCTCTGCCCTGAGCACcgcctctccccaacccccagatCGCAGAGAAGGTGGGCTGTCCCTTGAACGATACTGGCAGGATGGCCAGGTGTCTGAAGGTCACTGACCCCCGTGCCCTGACATTGGCCTATAAGATGCCCCTGGCAGGCATGGAGTGTGAGTAGGGGCTGCTGGGCGGGGGACACGGGGGCTCCACATTGGGCGCCAGGTCTGATCCTGGCTCTGTCGCCAGCTCGCTGGCGTCCCCAGGCAGCCTGCTGCCACCACTGCCCTTGCAGGCCTCAGTGGCCTCGGCCGTAAGGGGAGGAGGGGCCGTTCTTTCCTCTTGTCTTCGGTGGGTCACGACCCCTTCGAGAAGCTGATGAATGTTTGGTCTCCATTCCCCCAACAACGCACACATGTGCAGTCATCTGTACACAATTTTTGGCAGACTCGTGGACCCCAGACCAAGAGCCTCTGTACTAGACGAACATTCATTCTTTCCTCCACTCATTCGTTCAACAACATTTCCTGAACACCCGCTGTAGCATTTGGCCCTTCCAGCTCTGCTACTCTGTACCCCAGGAAGGTCAGGGGGACCCCAGCAGCAAAATCCTATGAGTGTCAGTCTCATCAGCCCAGTAGGTGAGAATTCTCTCTTGCTCCTTCTTCTAAGGCAAAGCATGATGGGACCCCATTGTTTGTATTTTACCTAATGTGAATTAAACCATAAGTGCTAGGCAAAATGAAACCAAAGCAAACAACATGGCCCCAAATGCAAACCAACTTCATGTCTGAGGGTTCCGCATCTGGGGAGTCAACCAACTGAAGATggaaaacgttaaaaaaaaaattccaggaagttcccaaaagcaaaacttgagttTGCCTCTCGCTGGCAACTATTCACATAACGTGTGCATggcatttacaactatttacatagcatttacattgtattaagtattataagtaatctagaaatgatttaaagtacGCAGGTAAACGtgggtaggttatatgcaaacactgcaccattttatataagagacttgagcacCTGGATTTTGGTGTCCTGGTAGCAATACCCATGGATTTGCAGAAATGCGACTCTATTTCCTTTTGAGCTGAACTGGAGGGAAAACGGGCCAGGCCTAATGAAGGCAGGACAACCCTCCGCCCTAAGCCAGCCATACGGTCCTTTCCAGGTCAGTTCAGGGGTCTCGCGCCATTTCCGGCTAACACACTGGAACCCAGCGCGGAGAGGGGGCACTCTTTCTCCATCGGTCCCCTCAATGATTTCGAGGTCTTCCTCCCCCCTGATTTAGGCCCAGCAAGAAAAGAGGGACAGGCAAGGGACATCAGCTGCAGCGAGAGGACAGTCTTGGTCcctggaccagtggttctcaacccggGCGATTTTGTGCCCGGGGAACACGTGGCAgtctggagacacttttggtGGTCGCAGCTGGGGAGAGGGTGTTACCTGGTGTCCAGTGGGCCAAGGCCAGGAAGGCTGCTGAACACCCTGCACTGTGCAGGACGGCCCCTACGACAGAACGATCGGGCCCGAATGTCAGTCGCGAGGAGCCCTGGTCTCCATCAAAGGAGGCAGATCTCCACCGCGGCCTCAGGATGGAGTCAGCTCCTGTCCCGGAGGTtgaggggcagggcaggtgggTACCAGAAGGTGTGAAAACCTGCTGCTCTCCCCCGCTCCCCCCCAGACCCCCTGGTAAACTACCTGGGCTTCCTCCCTGTCGTCGACGGAGACTTCCTCCCCAGTGACCCCATCAACCTGTACGCCAACGCTGCGGACATTGACTACATAGCAGGCACCAACGACATGGACGCCCACGTCTTCGCCAGCGTGGAGATGCCGGCCATCAACAAGGACAAACGGGCCATCACAGAGTAAGGGGGGGGGGGTGGCACAGGGATGGTGCCccggggcagctgggggaggcatCGACAGAATGAGGAAGGGAGCACCGTGGCAGGGATGGGGGGGGTCGCCCGTGGCCTTCTGTGGCATAGGGGTGCAGATACCCTCCTGTGGGCATGGGGTGGAGGATCCAGTGTCAGCCTGGACTCTGCAGGGAGGAGTTCTACAAGCTGGTCAGCGGGTTCACCATCACCAAGGGGCC
This window encodes:
- the CEL gene encoding bile salt-activated lipase; this translates as MGRWEPVVLGLACWLAVASAAKLGAVYTEGGFVEGVNKKLGLFGNYVDIFKGIPYAAAPKPLENPQRHPGWQGTLKAKDFKKRCLQATITQDSTYGKEDCLYLNIWVPQGRKEVSRNLPVMVWIYGGGFLVGSSQGANFLSNYLYDGEEIATRGNVIVVSFNYRVGPLGFLSTGDSNLPGNYGLRDQHMAIAWVKRNIAAFGGDPDNITIFGESAGGASVSLQTLSPYNKGLIKRAISQSGVALCPWAIQKNPLFWAKKIAEKVGCPLNDTGRMARCLKVTDPRALTLAYKMPLAGMEYPLVNYLGFLPVVDGDFLPSDPINLYANAADIDYIAGTNDMDAHVFASVEMPAINKDKRAITEEEFYKLVSGFTITKGPRGANATFDFYTKPWARDSSQENKKKTVVHLETDILFLMPTEIAVAQHKTNAKSAKTYSYLFSQPSRMPTYPRWVGADHADDLQYVFGKPFATPLGYRPQDRTVSKAMIAYWTNFARTGDPNMGHSPVPTHWDPYTLESGNYLEINKKMDGSSMKQHLRADYLQYWTVTYQALPTVTGEGATPAPTAGDSEATPAPTAGDSEATPAPTAGDSEATPAPTAGNSEVAQMPLVIGF